Proteins from a single region of Methanoculleus horonobensis:
- a CDS encoding helix-turn-helix transcriptional regulator, with protein sequence MKTRIRELRAKTGITQEELAQRVGVRRETIVFLEKGKYNPSLKLAYRVARVLDSTIEEVFIFEEEDLA encoded by the coding sequence GTGAAGACCCGGATCCGGGAGCTCCGGGCGAAGACGGGGATCACCCAGGAGGAACTGGCGCAGCGGGTCGGAGTCAGGAGGGAGACGATCGTCTTCCTCGAGAAGGGAAAGTACAACCCCTCCCTGAAACTCGCCTACAGGGTGGCCCGAGTGCTCGACTCCACCATCGAGGAGGTCTTCATCTTCGAGGAGGAGGATCTGGCATGA
- the sepS gene encoding O-phosphoserine--tRNA ligase, with protein MRFDVEEFKKRAREDFEHAWHEGPSVLTPAGVSGRYPRLRYTRARPHPIFEIVQRLRETYLAMGFDEAINPLIVEESDIYRQFGPEAMAVLDRVFYLGGLPRPNVGIARKQLDEIEAILGRAVSPGTEEKLRETLHGYKKGTIDGDELTHELAAVLEADDAAVVHILDAVFPEFRELAPESSRNTLRSHMTSGWFLTLSSLWEKRHLPIRLFSVDRCFRREQEEGPTRLMAYHSASCVVAGEDVTLEEGKAISEALLSAFGFTEFRFQPDEKRSKYYMPETQTEVYARHPALGWVEVATFGIYSPSALAEYGIGVPVMNLGLGVERLAMIAYQSNDIRQLTHPQFFPQEISDREVAGAVHLREEPRSAVGKRIAEAIRATAAEHAAAPGPCAFTAWKGEIAGREIEVIVEEPESNTKLCGPACFNEVYVHDGSVLGVPDIEKWAKVREEGVSTGITYLDAVSSLAAARIEEAARCGEGTHVQVKMSKLPSDVNMRIEEYAMRHITDHNKKVDLRGPVFLTVRSVIPEQPTQ; from the coding sequence ATGAGATTCGATGTGGAAGAGTTCAAAAAGAGGGCGAGAGAGGACTTCGAGCATGCCTGGCACGAAGGGCCGTCGGTTCTGACACCGGCCGGGGTCTCCGGCCGGTACCCCCGGCTGAGGTACACCCGGGCGAGACCGCACCCGATCTTCGAGATCGTGCAGCGGCTCCGCGAGACCTACCTCGCGATGGGGTTCGACGAGGCGATCAATCCCCTTATCGTCGAAGAATCGGATATCTACCGGCAGTTCGGTCCCGAAGCCATGGCCGTCCTCGACCGGGTCTTCTACCTCGGCGGGCTGCCCCGCCCGAACGTCGGGATTGCACGAAAGCAGCTTGATGAGATCGAGGCCATCCTCGGCCGTGCAGTCTCCCCCGGCACCGAGGAGAAACTCCGCGAGACCCTTCACGGCTACAAGAAGGGAACGATCGACGGCGACGAACTGACGCACGAACTCGCGGCCGTCCTCGAGGCAGACGACGCCGCCGTGGTGCATATCCTGGATGCGGTCTTCCCCGAGTTCCGGGAACTGGCGCCCGAGTCGTCGCGCAACACCCTCCGCAGCCACATGACGAGCGGCTGGTTCCTGACGCTCTCCTCCCTCTGGGAGAAGCGCCACCTCCCAATAAGGCTCTTCTCGGTCGACCGGTGTTTCCGGCGGGAGCAGGAGGAAGGCCCCACCCGCCTGATGGCCTACCACTCGGCCTCCTGCGTCGTCGCGGGCGAGGACGTCACCCTCGAGGAGGGGAAAGCCATCAGCGAGGCTCTCCTCTCGGCGTTCGGCTTTACGGAGTTCAGGTTCCAGCCCGACGAGAAGCGGTCGAAATACTACATGCCCGAAACCCAGACGGAGGTCTACGCCCGCCACCCGGCCCTCGGGTGGGTCGAGGTCGCCACCTTCGGCATCTACTCGCCCTCGGCGCTCGCGGAGTACGGGATCGGCGTGCCGGTGATGAACCTCGGCCTCGGGGTGGAGCGGCTCGCGATGATCGCCTACCAGTCAAACGACATCCGCCAGCTCACCCACCCGCAGTTCTTCCCGCAGGAGATCTCCGACCGCGAGGTCGCCGGCGCCGTCCACCTCCGCGAAGAGCCGAGATCCGCGGTAGGGAAGCGGATAGCGGAGGCTATCCGCGCCACGGCCGCCGAGCACGCCGCCGCCCCCGGGCCCTGTGCGTTCACCGCCTGGAAGGGAGAGATCGCCGGAAGGGAGATAGAGGTGATCGTCGAGGAGCCCGAGTCCAACACGAAACTCTGCGGGCCGGCCTGCTTTAACGAGGTCTATGTTCACGACGGCTCGGTGCTCGGTGTCCCGGATATCGAGAAGTGGGCGAAGGTCAGGGAGGAAGGCGTCTCCACCGGGATCACCTACCTCGACGCGGTATCGAGCCTCGCCGCCGCCCGGATCGAGGAGGCGGCGCGGTGCGGCGAAGGAACGCACGTCCAGGTGAAGATGTCAAAACTCCCTTCAGACGTCAACATGCGCATCGAGGAGTACGCGATGCGGCACATCACCGACCACAACAAAAAGGTGGACCTCCGGGGCCCGGTCTTCCTGACGGTCAGATCCGTCATCCCGGAGCAGCCGACTCAATAA
- a CDS encoding protein-L-isoaspartate(D-aspartate) O-methyltransferase: protein MGIDPYRREREEMVEFQIRARGIGDERVLAAMQKIPRHLFVPRNLERAAYEDRPLPIGEGQTISQPYIVAVMTEQLEIRSHDRVLEIGTGSGYQAALLAELAGKVVSVERLAHLADRARENFARAGVTGVEVVVGDGTQGYSPGAPYDAIVVTAASPEIPQPLIDQLAKGGRLVAPVGPRECQDLVKLVKREGRVETIPLGGVCFVPLIGQFGWQGEVSP from the coding sequence ATGGGGATCGATCCCTATAGACGGGAACGCGAGGAGATGGTGGAGTTCCAGATCCGGGCTCGGGGAATCGGTGACGAGCGGGTGCTCGCCGCGATGCAGAAGATCCCCCGCCACCTCTTCGTGCCCAGAAACCTCGAACGTGCGGCCTACGAAGATCGGCCGCTCCCCATCGGCGAGGGGCAGACCATCTCACAGCCCTACATCGTCGCTGTCATGACCGAACAACTGGAGATCCGCTCCCACGACCGTGTCCTCGAGATCGGAACCGGCAGCGGCTACCAGGCGGCGCTCCTTGCCGAACTCGCCGGGAAGGTCGTCTCCGTCGAACGCCTCGCCCACCTTGCCGACCGGGCGCGGGAGAACTTTGCGCGGGCAGGGGTCACCGGTGTTGAGGTGGTCGTCGGCGACGGCACGCAGGGCTATTCTCCCGGGGCGCCCTACGACGCCATCGTCGTCACGGCGGCATCGCCCGAGATCCCCCAACCCCTCATCGACCAGCTTGCCAAGGGAGGACGGCTGGTCGCTCCCGTCGGGCCGCGGGAATGCCAGGATCTCGTCAAACTCGTCAAACGCGAAGGGAGGGTGGAGACGATCCCGCTCGGCGGCGTCTGCTTCGTGCCGCTGATCGGGCAGTTCGGATGGCAGGGAGAGGTGTCCCCGTGA
- a CDS encoding TIGR01458 family HAD-type hydrolase, translating to MKIGAVLIDIDGVLYVGGRAVAGAGEALRELDRRGIPYRFVSNTTRRSRRSVAGRLQTLGYAIPEPWIITAPVAAAAALREGGRTRCFLLTTPDARTDFEEAGITAVEERADAVVVADAAEGLSYDRLNRAFRLLVEGADLVALEKDRYWMGTDGLMLSAGPFVTALEYAAGKEAEVIGKPSPAFFLRALRDIGAEPRDAAMVGDDIVTDIGGAQACGMKGIQVKTGKYREETVRASGIAPDLVIDSLADLPDYI from the coding sequence ATGAAGATCGGAGCAGTCCTGATCGACATCGACGGTGTCCTCTACGTCGGCGGCCGAGCTGTCGCCGGAGCCGGGGAAGCGCTCCGGGAACTCGACCGGCGGGGGATACCCTACCGGTTCGTCTCCAACACCACCCGCCGCTCCCGCCGCTCGGTCGCCGGGCGCCTCCAGACCCTCGGCTATGCCATCCCGGAGCCCTGGATCATCACCGCCCCGGTCGCTGCCGCCGCAGCCCTGCGGGAGGGGGGCCGGACGCGGTGCTTCCTCCTCACCACCCCCGATGCCCGGACGGACTTCGAGGAGGCCGGCATCACGGCCGTGGAAGAGAGGGCCGATGCGGTCGTGGTCGCCGACGCAGCCGAGGGCCTCTCCTATGATCGCCTGAACAGGGCGTTTCGCCTCCTCGTGGAGGGTGCAGACCTCGTCGCGCTCGAGAAAGACCGGTACTGGATGGGGACGGACGGGCTGATGCTCTCCGCCGGCCCCTTCGTTACCGCGCTCGAATACGCCGCCGGGAAAGAGGCGGAGGTGATCGGGAAGCCCTCCCCGGCGTTCTTCCTGCGTGCGCTCCGGGATATCGGGGCGGAACCCCGGGACGCGGCGATGGTCGGCGACGATATCGTCACCGACATCGGCGGCGCCCAGGCCTGCGGCATGAAGGGCATCCAGGTAAAGACCGGCAAGTACCGGGAAGAGACCGTCCGCGCTTCAGGCATCGCACCCGACCTCGTCATCGACTCGCTCGCAGACCTCCCGGACTACATCTGA
- a CDS encoding SufB/SufD family protein, translating to MQTDVGDIERLPEKDRERLALTGLEVGMQNRCGSFFQIDQDVIQTTCGAEGIEMIPIKAALEKYDWVKDYYWNAVPKDKDKYTEYLAKQENPQGLVVIAHEGVKVEMPLQACLFLRDEPVQHVHNLFIAQEGSEINIISGCASSWQKEHGAHIGVTEIYVGKGAKVTSTMIHNWNPGISVFPRSATVVEEDGTFLSNYVCMQPVRRIDMYPTARLVGKNAVARFSSIVVATPGSTLDLGSRAILGAENTSAELITRAITTGGTIISRGHILGEKDNTRGHIECKGLILKDGIVHAIPEIEGTLTGTELSHEAAVGKIARHEIEYLMARGLSEEEATATIIRGFLDVKISGLPAVLQEQIDAAIDKAESGF from the coding sequence TTGCAAACAGATGTAGGGGACATCGAACGGCTCCCGGAGAAAGACCGGGAACGCCTCGCCCTGACCGGTCTCGAGGTCGGGATGCAGAACCGGTGCGGGAGTTTCTTCCAGATCGACCAGGACGTGATCCAGACCACCTGCGGGGCCGAAGGGATCGAGATGATCCCCATCAAGGCCGCTCTCGAGAAGTACGACTGGGTCAAGGACTACTACTGGAACGCCGTTCCGAAGGATAAGGACAAATACACAGAGTACCTCGCGAAGCAGGAGAACCCGCAGGGCCTCGTCGTCATCGCCCACGAAGGCGTGAAGGTCGAGATGCCGCTCCAGGCCTGCCTCTTCCTGCGCGACGAGCCGGTGCAGCATGTCCACAACCTCTTCATCGCGCAAGAAGGCTCGGAGATCAACATCATCTCCGGCTGTGCGAGTTCCTGGCAGAAGGAGCACGGGGCGCATATCGGGGTGACCGAGATCTACGTCGGCAAAGGCGCCAAGGTCACGTCCACGATGATCCACAACTGGAACCCGGGGATCAGCGTCTTCCCACGGAGCGCCACCGTCGTCGAGGAGGACGGAACCTTCCTCTCGAACTACGTCTGCATGCAGCCGGTCAGGAGGATCGACATGTACCCGACGGCCCGCCTGGTCGGGAAGAACGCCGTCGCCCGGTTCTCGAGCATCGTCGTCGCGACACCCGGTTCGACCCTCGACCTCGGCTCCCGCGCCATCCTCGGCGCCGAGAACACGAGCGCCGAACTGATCACCCGGGCAATCACCACCGGCGGCACCATCATCTCCCGCGGCCACATCCTCGGCGAGAAGGACAACACCCGCGGCCATATCGAGTGCAAGGGCCTGATCTTAAAGGACGGCATCGTCCACGCCATCCCCGAGATCGAAGGAACCCTGACCGGCACCGAACTCTCCCACGAGGCCGCCGTAGGAAAGATTGCCCGCCACGAGATCGAGTATCTCATGGCCCGGGGACTCTCCGAGGAGGAGGCCACCGCAACCATTATACGCGGGTTTTTGGATGTGAAGATCAGCGGTCTGCCTGCGGTCCTGCAGGAGCAGATCGACGCCGCGATCGACAAAGCTGAATCAGGCTTCTGA
- a CDS encoding cyclase family protein, whose translation MAGRGVPVTVYDITRDLSGDAVLYPGDVRPRFHEIDNGQYRVTEMTLGSHTGTHIDAPSHYIEGGMTIDEIPPAVLMGPARVLDCSDVREIIEPAHLAGRLDGARTILVKTWFSGRREFDPGYPSLSPASAEMIVEAGVTCLGTDAPSIESFNCDGSVHRLLLGSGMVVLELLDLSAVPEGDYLMTALPLRLKGGDGSPVRAILSDMEEEP comes from the coding sequence ATGGCAGGGAGAGGTGTCCCCGTGACGGTCTACGACATCACCCGGGATCTCTCCGGGGACGCCGTCCTCTACCCGGGCGACGTCCGGCCCCGGTTCCACGAGATCGACAACGGGCAGTACCGTGTGACCGAGATGACCCTTGGAAGCCATACGGGAACGCACATCGACGCCCCGTCGCACTACATCGAGGGAGGCATGACGATCGACGAGATCCCACCCGCGGTGCTGATGGGGCCCGCACGGGTGCTCGACTGCAGCGACGTAAGGGAGATCATCGAACCCGCCCATCTCGCCGGCCGCCTCGACGGCGCGAGGACGATCCTCGTAAAGACCTGGTTCTCGGGACGGCGGGAGTTCGATCCCGGATACCCGTCACTCTCCCCCGCTTCGGCGGAGATGATCGTCGAAGCCGGGGTCACCTGCCTTGGAACCGACGCGCCGTCGATCGAGTCGTTCAACTGCGACGGTTCCGTCCACCGCCTGCTGCTCGGGAGCGGGATGGTCGTCCTCGAACTCCTCGATCTCTCCGCCGTGCCGGAAGGAGACTATCTCATGACGGCACTTCCGCTGCGGCTCAAAGGTGGCGACGGGTCGCCCGTGCGGGCGATCCTGTCGGATATGGAGGAAGAACCATGA
- a CDS encoding ABC transporter ATP-binding protein, with product MLDISDLHVEVDGTEKLHDINLHIGQGETHILMGPNGSGKSTLLKAIMGFGGYTITSGSIIFKGTDITRMPIHERAHLGIGMMFQHPPAISGLKLGKLLTATSHLGSDALEALAQTVNMDGFLARDTNVGFSGGEIKRSEVLQLKVQQPDFIMLDEPESGVDLENMGLMGKEIANLLEKDIHIVNRRKSGLIITHTGYILDYLEADQGHVLIDGRIRCHGNPREILRVVKEKGYGECLRCKQM from the coding sequence ATGCTGGATATCAGTGATTTGCACGTGGAAGTGGATGGCACCGAGAAACTCCACGACATCAACCTCCATATCGGGCAGGGGGAGACCCATATCCTGATGGGACCGAACGGTTCGGGGAAGAGCACGCTGCTCAAAGCCATCATGGGGTTCGGCGGCTACACGATCACGTCCGGGTCCATCATTTTTAAGGGAACGGATATCACCAGGATGCCGATCCACGAGCGCGCCCATCTCGGGATCGGTATGATGTTTCAGCACCCGCCCGCGATATCGGGGCTGAAACTCGGAAAACTCCTCACCGCCACGTCTCATCTCGGCAGCGACGCACTGGAGGCGCTCGCCCAGACGGTCAACATGGACGGTTTTCTCGCCCGGGACACCAACGTCGGGTTCTCCGGCGGCGAGATCAAACGGAGCGAGGTCCTGCAGCTGAAGGTCCAGCAGCCCGATTTTATCATGCTGGACGAGCCGGAGAGCGGCGTCGACCTCGAGAATATGGGCCTGATGGGCAAAGAGATCGCGAACCTCCTCGAAAAGGACATCCATATCGTCAACCGCCGCAAGAGCGGCCTCATCATCACGCACACCGGCTACATCCTCGACTACCTCGAGGCCGACCAGGGACACGTGCTGATCGACGGCAGGATCCGGTGCCACGGAAATCCCCGTGAGATCCTGCGCGTGGTCAAGGAAAAAGGATACGGAGAGTGTCTGCGTTGCAAACAGATGTAG
- a CDS encoding ribonuclease H-like domain-containing protein — translation MAYLFDESWRFAPGFRSPFIHNSDDEEVRRLRDDLVAGYRGRALEEVFCGREMSCPSGTCYVVESEIPMSLDARNPDRAASALLGDLTLVRGIGEATRRRLEERGCRTIADLMGHPRYRRDAARLLDSITGGDTRDLVAEIERRRRRSDPLLLEASRFHAPEEFVFLDIETLGLFSRPIILIGLARVSGGSIAVRQYLSRSVEEEEAALASILPDLEAEGTALVTFNGRAFDVPYIRDRLARHGIPANLAVPHFDVLYFARRRWKGTLASCRLGALETGVLGLARADDVPSRMVPEFYETYRRTGSPGPLVPVVEHNRQDIVSLARLFALLRGDDGGCAAPCRGRSEWDGGKENIEKDPRDIETILPLYRALPEK, via the coding sequence ATGGCATACCTGTTCGATGAGAGCTGGAGGTTTGCCCCGGGCTTCCGATCGCCCTTTATCCACAACTCCGACGACGAGGAGGTTCGAAGGCTCCGGGACGACCTCGTTGCCGGGTATCGGGGCCGGGCGCTCGAGGAGGTCTTTTGCGGCCGCGAGATGTCGTGCCCGTCCGGGACATGCTACGTCGTCGAGTCCGAAATTCCCATGAGCCTTGATGCCCGAAACCCCGACCGGGCGGCATCGGCCCTCCTCGGCGACCTCACCCTGGTCCGCGGCATCGGCGAAGCGACCCGGCGGCGGCTGGAGGAACGGGGCTGCCGGACCATCGCCGATCTTATGGGTCATCCTCGCTACCGCCGGGATGCCGCCCGGCTCCTCGATTCGATCACGGGAGGGGATACCCGCGATCTCGTGGCAGAGATCGAGCGGCGGCGGCGAAGGAGCGACCCGCTCCTCCTCGAGGCCAGCCGGTTCCACGCACCGGAAGAGTTCGTCTTCCTCGATATCGAGACGCTGGGACTCTTCTCGCGGCCGATCATCCTCATCGGCCTCGCCCGGGTGAGCGGCGGGTCGATCGCCGTCCGCCAGTACCTCTCAAGGTCGGTCGAAGAAGAGGAGGCGGCGCTCGCCTCTATTCTGCCCGACCTGGAGGCGGAGGGAACGGCCCTCGTCACCTTCAACGGCAGGGCGTTCGACGTTCCCTACATTCGGGATCGGCTCGCCCGTCACGGCATCCCGGCGAACCTCGCGGTTCCTCATTTCGATGTTCTCTACTTCGCACGCCGGCGCTGGAAGGGCACGCTTGCCTCCTGCCGGCTTGGTGCGCTCGAGACGGGTGTTCTCGGCCTCGCCCGGGCGGATGACGTCCCGAGCCGGATGGTGCCGGAGTTCTACGAGACTTACCGGCGGACAGGAAGTCCCGGCCCGCTCGTCCCGGTCGTGGAGCATAACCGGCAGGACATCGTCTCGCTTGCCCGGCTCTTTGCGCTTCTCCGGGGGGATGACGGGGGCTGTGCGGCACCATGCCGGGGCAGATCGGAATGGGACGGCGGGAAGGAAAATATTGAGAAAGATCCGCGGGATATCGAAACAATTCTTCCTTTGTACCGCGCTCTGCCCGAAAAATGA
- the glmM gene encoding phosphoglucosamine mutase, whose amino-acid sequence MLFGSSGIRQEFSPGLVDLALRIGAAIAAGASGIVVGRDTRTTSELLEHCVVSGMLSAGAGVYSCGIAPTPTVAHATRNTDAGCMITASHNPESYNGVKLLNPDGSSFTLRQQAGIEDALRATHWKNWDDQGHVRPIDAVDAHREAILEKVSLSGPVTAVLDCGNGAGSVITPDLLAAAGATVIGLNCNVMGRFARPSEPLEANLPYIGEIVRRRDAACAVIHDGDADRMMAFDERGRYIDGDHLLMLFAKYLDRKRVVTTVDASMAIEEIAEVRRTPVGDSFVSEELLSWGDFGGEASGSWIFPRHSYCPDGIYAAALLCEIASEWSIAEELDRMPRYTLLRESYRIASPREVMRAMGAEEPTHGVRCEDEDGWYLIRASGTEPKVRITAEGRTPAKAKEMLEAGHAALEKAKHTLE is encoded by the coding sequence ATGCTTTTCGGCTCTTCCGGGATCCGGCAGGAGTTCAGTCCCGGCCTCGTCGACCTCGCGCTTCGCATCGGAGCGGCAATCGCAGCCGGGGCTTCAGGGATCGTCGTCGGCCGGGACACCCGCACGACCAGCGAACTGCTTGAGCACTGCGTCGTCTCCGGGATGCTTTCGGCCGGTGCAGGTGTTTATTCCTGCGGGATCGCGCCCACGCCGACGGTCGCGCACGCTACGCGGAATACGGACGCGGGCTGCATGATCACCGCTTCCCATAACCCCGAATCCTACAACGGGGTCAAACTCCTCAACCCGGACGGGTCGTCGTTCACCCTCCGGCAGCAGGCGGGGATCGAAGATGCGCTCCGCGCCACTCACTGGAAGAACTGGGACGACCAGGGGCACGTACGCCCCATAGACGCGGTGGACGCGCACCGGGAGGCGATCCTCGAGAAGGTCAGCCTCTCCGGCCCCGTCACGGCCGTGCTCGACTGCGGCAACGGTGCCGGAAGCGTCATCACCCCCGACCTCCTCGCCGCGGCCGGGGCAACCGTTATCGGCCTGAACTGCAACGTCATGGGAAGGTTCGCCCGCCCATCGGAACCGCTCGAGGCAAACCTTCCCTACATCGGCGAGATCGTCCGGCGGCGGGACGCCGCGTGCGCGGTGATCCACGACGGCGACGCCGACCGGATGATGGCGTTCGACGAGCGCGGCCGCTACATCGACGGAGACCATCTCCTCATGCTCTTTGCGAAGTACCTCGACCGCAAGCGCGTCGTCACCACCGTCGACGCCTCGATGGCGATCGAAGAGATCGCGGAGGTCCGCCGCACGCCGGTCGGCGACAGTTTCGTCTCCGAAGAACTCCTCTCCTGGGGGGATTTCGGCGGCGAGGCGTCGGGGAGCTGGATATTTCCCCGGCACTCCTACTGCCCGGACGGGATCTACGCTGCGGCCCTCCTCTGCGAGATAGCCTCGGAGTGGTCGATTGCAGAAGAACTCGACCGGATGCCCCGCTATACCCTTCTCCGGGAGTCGTATCGCATCGCCTCCCCGCGGGAGGTCATGAGAGCGATGGGGGCCGAAGAACCGACGCACGGAGTCCGGTGCGAGGATGAAGACGGCTGGTACCTGATCCGGGCAAGCGGCACCGAGCCGAAAGTCCGGATCACGGCCGAGGGAAGAACACCCGCAAAGGCGAAAGAGATGCTTGAAGCGGGACATGCCGCCCTTGAGAAGGCAAAACATACTCTGGAGTAA
- a CDS encoding bifunctional alpha,alpha-trehalose-phosphate synthase (UDP-forming)/trehalose-phosphatase, translated as MKRLLIVSNRLPVSVSRKNGDLHLQRSVGGLATGVGSFYKSYESLWVGWPGMNIQKQQNEERDRITEMLRKEQCHPVFLSPYDIRHYYDGFCNNTLWPLLHYFNLYTEYDPKTWQVYQRVNEKFCDAVMEVARPDDTIWIHDYHLMLLPQMLRERLPDAEIGYFHHIPFPSFEIFRHLPWRREILSGLLGADLIGFHTYGYVRHFLSSVRRLLGYEHTFGEVKTGTRVVRTDLFPMGIDYHRFADSAGSAPVQKEITRIRLKYGKRKIILSFDRLDYTKGIPLRLEAFDALLEKKPGYQGKVSLVLVAVPSRIGVRSYQTLKKRIDELVGRINGKYGTTDWIPVRYFYNFLPFETLVAFYSAADVALVTPLRDGMNLMAKEYVATRTDGTGVLILSEMAGGAEELGEAIIVNPNDQDAVIEAIETALAMPEKEQIERNRTMQRRLMRYDIEHWVGDFLVRLGDARAVRVERSEQIVTPTIRDELVADYNAASDRLLLLDYDGTLVPFAARPQKAVPGDATREVLKSLSGTPGNEVVVISGRDRSTLDAWFGELDIGIIAEHGVWVKERSGEWRMPEPLSDEWKGEIYPLLELYTDRTPGAFIEEKDYSLVWHYRRTDPLLGAQRAKDLKDDLLHLTSNLNVGVMDGNKVIEIKNNVVNKGRAALNWVSRNTWDFILAIGDDRTDEDLFEAMPPEAYSIKVGLAPSRARFNLVAQRDVLPLLKKCIECDMECVSRKKERPGREKRVIESAAPG; from the coding sequence ATGAAAAGGTTACTGATAGTCTCAAACAGGCTTCCGGTCAGCGTATCCCGCAAAAACGGCGATCTCCATCTCCAGCGGAGCGTCGGCGGCCTTGCCACCGGAGTCGGTTCGTTTTACAAATCCTACGAAAGCCTCTGGGTCGGCTGGCCCGGCATGAACATCCAGAAGCAGCAGAATGAAGAGAGAGACCGGATCACCGAGATGCTCAGAAAGGAGCAGTGCCACCCGGTCTTCCTCTCCCCGTACGACATCAGGCACTACTACGACGGGTTCTGCAACAATACTCTCTGGCCGCTCCTCCACTACTTCAACCTCTATACAGAGTACGACCCCAAGACATGGCAGGTTTACCAGCGGGTGAACGAGAAGTTCTGCGACGCCGTGATGGAGGTGGCCCGGCCCGACGACACCATCTGGATCCACGACTACCACCTGATGCTCCTCCCGCAGATGCTCCGGGAACGTCTTCCCGATGCCGAGATCGGTTACTTCCACCACATCCCCTTTCCCTCGTTCGAAATCTTCCGGCACCTGCCCTGGAGAAGAGAGATCCTCTCCGGCCTCCTTGGAGCAGACCTCATTGGGTTCCATACCTACGGCTACGTTCGCCATTTCCTCTCCAGCGTCCGGCGTCTCCTCGGCTACGAGCATACCTTCGGGGAGGTCAAAACCGGTACGCGGGTGGTGCGGACCGACCTCTTCCCGATGGGCATCGATTACCACCGGTTCGCCGACTCCGCGGGCAGCGCTCCTGTCCAGAAGGAGATAACCCGGATCCGGCTGAAGTATGGGAAGCGCAAGATCATCCTCTCCTTCGATCGCCTGGACTACACGAAGGGGATTCCGCTTCGGCTCGAGGCGTTCGACGCGCTCCTCGAAAAGAAGCCGGGTTACCAGGGGAAGGTCTCCCTCGTTCTCGTTGCTGTCCCGTCCCGGATCGGCGTCCGCAGTTACCAGACGTTGAAGAAGCGGATCGACGAGCTCGTCGGCCGGATCAACGGAAAATACGGGACGACCGACTGGATCCCCGTCCGCTACTTCTACAACTTCCTCCCGTTCGAGACACTGGTGGCGTTCTACAGCGCCGCCGATGTCGCCCTGGTGACGCCGCTCCGGGACGGCATGAACCTGATGGCGAAAGAGTACGTCGCCACGAGAACCGACGGCACGGGCGTCCTCATCCTCTCCGAGATGGCGGGGGGGGCCGAGGAACTCGGAGAAGCGATCATCGTCAACCCGAACGACCAGGACGCGGTGATCGAGGCGATCGAGACGGCGCTCGCCATGCCGGAGAAGGAGCAGATCGAGCGGAACCGGACGATGCAGAGGAGGTTGATGCGCTACGACATCGAGCACTGGGTCGGCGACTTCCTTGTACGCCTGGGCGATGCCCGGGCAGTCCGGGTCGAACGCTCCGAACAGATCGTCACTCCCACCATCCGCGACGAACTGGTCGCGGATTACAACGCAGCGAGCGACCGGCTTCTCCTCCTCGATTACGACGGCACCCTGGTTCCGTTCGCCGCCAGACCGCAGAAGGCGGTTCCCGGCGACGCGACGCGGGAGGTGCTCAAGTCGCTCTCCGGGACGCCCGGAAACGAGGTGGTGGTGATCAGCGGGAGGGATCGATCCACGCTTGATGCCTGGTTCGGGGAGCTGGATATCGGGATCATCGCCGAGCACGGTGTCTGGGTGAAAGAGCGCTCCGGGGAGTGGCGGATGCCCGAGCCCCTCTCGGACGAGTGGAAAGGGGAGATCTACCCGCTCCTCGAACTCTACACCGACCGCACCCCCGGCGCCTTCATCGAGGAGAAGGACTACTCCCTTGTCTGGCATTACCGGAGAACCGATCCGCTGCTCGGGGCGCAGCGGGCGAAGGACCTCAAAGACGACCTCCTGCACCTGACTTCCAACCTCAACGTCGGGGTCATGGACGGGAACAAGGTCATCGAGATCAAGAACAACGTCGTCAACAAGGGCAGAGCAGCGCTGAACTGGGTCTCCCGGAACACCTGGGACTTCATCCTTGCCATCGGGGACGACCGGACGGATGAAGATCTCTTCGAGGCGATGCCGCCGGAAGCCTACTCGATCAAGGTCGGGCTCGCACCGAGCAGGGCCAGGTTCAATCTGGTTGCCCAGCGGGACGTGCTGCCCCTCTTGAAAAAGTGCATCGAGTGCGATATGGAGTGCGTCTCCAGGAAAAAGGAGAGGCCGGGGAGGGAGAAGAGGGTTATTGAGTCGGCTGCTCCGGGATGA